accatcaccactagacgcaccagaggacaagcagagagcaagcggtgggccATCATATTCAGCTGCACGAGTTTGAGAGCGGTGCACATTGAGGTAATCGAATCTTtagatacatccagctgcattaacgctctcagACGCTTTTTTGCACTAAGAGGCCCTGAAAAACAGTTAAGATCTGATTGCAGCACAAACTTTGTTGGAGTGTCCAAGGAGCTCGGGATGGACAAAATGGTGCAAAGGTACTTCagtgagcagggatgcaactgggattTCAACACACCACACGGCTCTCACACAGGAGGCTCATGGGAGCAGATGATTGGCATTGCCAGAAGAATCCTTGATTCAATGTTtttgcagcaacgcacccgactgacccacaacgtactgtgcacactaatggcagaggtcacagccattataaatgcacaacCACTCCTACCTGTTTCTTcggacccggaaaaccccttcatgctctcgccatcaatgctccttacgcagaaggcaggagctccccctctaccaggggacttctcagataaggacttgtacacaaagcaatggagacaggttcaggctctggcaaatcagttctggtctcgttggagacatgaatatctaactttgttgcaacacagacaaaagtggacagaacctcgcaggaatcttcaacttggagatttagtcctgctcagggacaagcagatcACCCGCAACTGTTGGCCAATGGGCAGAATTACTGCCACATTTCCTGATaaggatggacatgtcaggaaggttgagttgaaaactaatgaccaaggtgatgtgaagaCTTACCAAAGaccagttgcagaagtcattctacttctacctaaagaCTGatctagagactgaagttttatatcatgttcatagtgaccttaaAAAGGccaggcggggagtgtgttgcccttaaggcatttgtttagctttattatattttcgctttagtaattcgtttgtaattattttctagttaaagttaaggttgataACTACGTTGCAGTTGTTGAAGGTAAATTCATTATCTGTGATGTATCGAGGCACgcgatgacatcacacccggtttcactgcgtcttgtgggtaaataccggtttggagaaatgggaaggtgggaccttgtgtgtgcaggatcagcgtgagaaaagttccatttctacgcactaagaaacatcatagaagcaatgccGTGTTCATATGAcagtcgatatgttgaagtaaaaatgttaatgctgattctgttaaaagtaatgacggttgataaagtttattttcttgtgctattgaaagcgttgctggaaagtttgtgttgaagtgtagtTAAAGCTGTTGATggcataggtagattctgactgtatgttgtactttaatgagatTTCattgtaatatagtttgttgtagttttacttttacaaataTTTATGATGCGAAtctgatgccaagaaggaaacaaatacaggatatattttgtattgtttatcaacagttttcaccatacgttaatgtggaagagtgaacagtaaacggttaatcttactgtgatcctgtcttcattgactTCGGTTTAACTTGGTGTTAGTTCAGAGTTTCTACACCCTGCACGAGAACACTACAGCCCATCatgcagcactaacaaaccttcccactatattagtccccctctagttcaggtgccAACCGTCCTTTCTGttcaggtcccaccttccttggaagacagcccaatgatctaaaaatcttATGCACTCCCTCCTACAGAGCTCCTTAGCTaggtgttaaactgtataatcttcctagttctgaccCCACTAGCACGTACTgtacagcaatcctgagatcacaaccctggagctcCTTCCCTTTTAACTTAGCACATAACTCCCTGAActtcctttgcagaacctcatcactcatcatacccatgtcattggtacctacatggaccatgacttctggttgttcaccctccctcttaaaaaagctgaggacttgatccaagaCATCCTACACCCTGGTACCCAGGAgggaacataccatccaggaatcttgttctcacccacaaatcccctatcactgcagcatgcctcttctctccccacttcccttctgagtgaCAGAGGCAGAGGCAGACTTATTTCCAGAGACTGTGACTTTCCTGTTAGGTCATCATCCCAGACGGTATCCAGAGTTTTTGAGGGGATGGCCACAGTGGTACTCTACACTTGGTCCtcaacccccttccccttcttgtcacccagtctcctgtgtcctgcatcttgggtATAACTACCTATCTATTTgtcctatcaccccttcagcctgcCTAATgaccagagttcatccagttccaactccttaatgcagtttgttagaagctgcagctggatgtagtCGCCTAGGATACTGATCTCCCTTCTTCCCTCATctcgcaagaggagcatttcactatcctgcctgccCTCTCTACTGTCATAGCTGAGCAGATATGAAGAAGGGGGGAAAAAAGCATGAGCTTTTCTTtggtttgctttctctgactgaagcctctctttgctgaagcctcgaagagctaaagcctcaaaatcaCCACCCTACGCCCACTCCGATGATAGCTGCTGTACTTGCcccgccttcctttaatttgctctcacTAGTCAATAACAAATACTAATTGGCTGCTGGTCAAAACTCTTTCACTGCCAGAGGTAGCTCTGCATTCTTACCAGATCCAGACAAAGTGAGGGGCACCTCTGAGAAGCAATCATGTGGATCTATGACCACAAGTTCCAACCAATAGCTGTGACATGTCAACTGTCAGTACAGCAAAGGGGACAACAGATGTGAAAAATGAACACGTTGATCAGAGTTATCAAAAAGACACTAATATTAATGCAGCAAGTGAAAGCAATACATCCATGGAAACAATTAGCAGAccaaaaagcaaacacgaggaaatctgcagatgctggaaattcaagcaacacacacaaaatgttggtgcaacacagcaggccaggcagcatctacagggagaagcattGACGACATTTCGGTCCGAGAACCTACCTCATAGACTCATTGAAAGGTGATGAGTGAACAAGACCCTGtatttgctcattacaattgaagttaatgtaGATATCTTTATTGGAAAGGATTATTGTTCCTTGCAGGTTTATGAGGGCATActattgtgtttgtttttctttaaagggggaagatgtgttattatgtatatacataataaataaattcaGTTCCCAGTGGTCAATGAAGGCAGTTCATCCCAGAACTGGAAGTGATTATGGTGAGCTGGTCACACACGCTCAGTGTTGAACAGACTGGAGTAATAAAATTGTTCTAGCATTTACCCACTAGGTTTGTTTTTATTAAGAACAAAGATAACATATACAGCCCAATTCTTCACAAGAAAGCCCTCCCCGCCATTGTGCACCTCTACAAGGATCGTTGCCACTTGAATGCAAcatccaccatccaggtcatgctctcttcttgccgcagctgtcaggaaggaggtacacgaGCATTAGGTCTCACAGCACCATGTTCATGAACAGTGATTCCTtttcaacaatcaggctcctgaaccaccaaGAATAACTTctctcatcccaacactgaagtGATTCCGCAActgatggactcacttttaaggactctacaactcatattctcagtattattgtttatttattatctttaTTTGCATGACTTGTATTATTTTCCAGATTGGTTTATCATCTTTATGTGCAGTTTTATATTGACTGTTATAATTCTTTGAATGGTACTTTTACTATGAAtaactgcaagaaaataaatctcaaggtaaaaCTATGTGGAGACATATAcatactgtactttgataataaatttactttgaactttttgtgtTGTGCAGTCCATACATTCACAATTTTATCAGTTACTGTATATACACTGGCCGtgttaacatattttgtgcacaGAGCACCATTGCCTTTCTAGGATAACACAACCTTCGAGAGTTTGAGAAGCTTCTACAAAGGCCTTAGTCCCTCAATGTCTCGTAGCAGAAGCACATTGGACTGCAGTCCTTTAccacaaagcctcagcattgtctGAACTGACCTCCAGTATATCCCTTAGTCTGCGGTCTGGAAAGTGTACATTGGCAGCATTCCCTTACAGACGTTTTGCTTTGTACTGAAAGACCAACAAGATTCAGGCAGACAAAAGAGCATCTTTCATCATGTAGATGATCTTCCAACAGCACTTACGATTTGTCATAGTATGTGTCCCTGAGATCAGAGTGTTCTCTGCTACACACCACTTGGAATAGACAATGAAATATCTTCTTCTAGGCCTTCGTAGCAAATGCAGAGTCTGCAGGCTGACCAGCTCATTCTCATTGTAATCATCTAAAATGCAGTGAATGCTGAGCATGAGATTATGACCAAACCGGAAAATTTCTGACAGGGAAAGCCTCTCCCATACCAGTTGAGCAAGTTGAGGTATCTGTTAGTGAATTCTGCTGATGATTTGGACTATGTGCTCAGAGAACCACCCCAGAGAATCCAATGTGGCTTTGTCCCACACTGCCTGCAGGACTTGCAGCCAAAGGTGGTTTGTCAAAAGAACTTTCCCACAAAGAACAGATAGTGTCAGGGCCACGCCTATCCTTCACAACACTATAGACTGGTGGAGGTTCAGCATGTAGTGTTACttacctgatgcagccacacagaAAGGTGTCAACTAGATTGAGTGCAATGCTGGGTACGCTTTTACCTTCATTGTCCTGGGAACTTGTGTACTGTAAACCATTGGTCCCATTACATCTTGGATCCAGTTGAACAACAAATAGCTTTGATGATTATTATAGCAGTAATGAGTCACAACATCACCAACAGCACCTTGTATCTGATAACCAGGAGTTAGTGAGATGGTCagccactccctcagtaccagctATCGTGTAACCTTGCCTTTCTGGTCCAGCTATTTTTCGTTACTCGACTCAGGTTATCGaggcaaacaactaaatgcaTTACAAAACCTTGCAAACGATTCTGCTAAAAGTGCTTCAGACTACAACTGTACCTCATCCTCCAACTTCGACACACCCCGCCCCCCGTCGCCAAGTCCGTGCGCGCATGCGCATCCACCCCCTTACCAGGAAGTGAGGTCGAAATTGGAGCGCGAGCCGCCGGGAACATCCGGCGGTGGTAACGGCTTGGCGAAGATGAACAGCCGGCTGCAGGAGATACGGGAGCGGCAAAAGCTGCGCCGGCAGCTCTTGGCTCAGCAGGTGAGAGCGAGGGAAAGCTCCTCGTGTCACGGAGGGACTTGCTATTCCGCCTCTCCCTCGCCCGGAGTATAGGTCCCCCACTCGGGCCTGCATTCCCTCGCCAGATCCGGCATGGGCATAGTCCGCCAGAGGGATGTTGCCGTAACCCCTCCAGAACTCAGGTTCCTAAGAGGGAGAGGCTAAAATCTGATGTACTGGTAACTTCAGAGACATGAAATagcatcagattcagatttgtttCCCATTCAGCTTTATTTATCTCATGTACATGCCGCTACACATTCCGACACCAACATAACaagcccacaatgttcaacacaGTGTAACACAATACAAGCAGCAGCAACGACAAGCAATataacagcagcaaagcaaaccTCTTTCCTTCAGAAatcgaggtgcaaagggactcgaGATTATTAAATATTGTAGGTTGAATAAAAGGtaatgaaggcaaatacaatgttagcgttgaacggactagaatgtaaaagcaggaatgtaatgttgagattttataaggcattgggcagactgcacttggagtatagtgagcagttttggactccatatctaagaaaggatgtgctagcattggagagggaccaaAGGCAGTTCATGAGCATGATTCCTGGAAagaggagtgattgatggctctgtgcctgtacctgATAgcgttcagaaggatgaggtgggatctcattgaaacctactgaatattgaaaggcctagttaaAGTGGATGGGAAGAGGAtacttccaatagtgggagagttttgatctagagggcacaacctcagaaaagGGTGTCATTTTAGAACATTTtagaatgaggagaaatttctttagccagagggtgtgaatctgtggaattcattgtcacagatgactGTGAAgtccaagtcaatgggtatatttaaaatggaggttgatgggttcttgattaatcagggcttcAAAAGTTGTGGGAAGAAGGCTGAGGAATGGGGGGAGaggacaaatcagccatgatggaatggcagagcaaactcatgaggccaaatagcttaattctttTCTTGTGTCTTATGGCTTGGCACCCTGAGAGGTGATCCCGCAGGTCCAGGGGGCTCCTAATTAGAGCTGTAGTTGAAGCATCATGGGACCTGGGCTCAGGGATGCTTTAGAAGTTGGATTTAGTTGTAATTCAACTTTGTTAATTTTCCTTGCCTTGTCTGTACAATCGGAATTTCTCATCTAGTTCTGTTGATGGTGGAAGAGGAGAAACGCAAATTTATGTAACTTAATCAGGCACAATGTTGCAGGTGTTCAAAAATGAAAATAGCACTTTTAAAACTAAATGGGAAAGCAATAGACAGGCAAGTGACAGCATTACAGATCAATCAGAACACTGTCACTTGGTGTGTAGatagaaaatgttgaaaatacttAGCAAGTTGGTCAAATTCCATAGAGTGTTGTGATGAAAGATCATAAGAGTGAAATGTTAATTCCTTTCCTCTATCTCGAGACACAGTATATCATCAGTAAATGTAGCATTTACATTTTTTTCAGATTTACATTATGTGATGTGTAGTTTTGCTTTGGGAATGCTTAACGGTGGACTGGAAGTTGTCAGTTCACACTAGTGACACTCTTTACGAAGGTTATAGTGCAAGTGTTGTTTTTAATGTATTGTTATTGAGCTGttaagatactgcccagaagaaggcaatggcaaatcacttctatagaaaaatttgaCAGGGGCAATCATGCTCATGGAAAGACTTTGATTGTCCACATCATATGGCCCAGCAGATAATGAATGAACAAAAGGGGCTGTACTTATTTTGTACTTGAGATGTAGATATGATTCCTGATCTAATTCAAAAATGGTCTTGTTAGGCAGTTTTACAAATCAAGAGGACAACCTGGTTTTTCACTTAATATTGGTCATGTAACGTACATTTAATCTTAATATTCCAAAAAATATGTTCCTCAATGTGATGATCATTAAAGCTTCATTAGGTAATGTATAAGCTAGCTTAGCTGGAGGATGAAAACCTGCAGGGGGATTCAAGAAAGTGAGAAACAAGCAGGAAGTAGATGTTAAAAAAGAGATGAGGGCAATTGATATCTAGAAAGAACACTTAAAATGGAAAAAGAGATGGTGTGGTATTGATTAGGGAAGAGATCAGATTACTGGTATCAAATGGACTTGGTTCAGCAGATTATGATATAAAATTTGAATCAATTTGGGTGCCAAGAATTAGCAAAGGACAGAACAAATTGATTAGTGCTTATTTGCAGACTTCCAAATGGTAActgtaataagaccataaaactgtaagatataggagcagaagtaggccattcagcccatcgagtctgctctgccattcagtcatgactgatccaattctttcagtcatctcaaatcccctgccttctccccatacttttgatgccctgactaatcaggaacctatctgtctctgccttacatgcatccaatgacttggcctccacagccatttgtggcaacaaattctgcagatttaccaccctctgactaaagtaatttctcagcatctcttctaaatggacgtccttcaatcctaaagtcgtgccctcttgtctgagactcccctaccatgggaaataattttgtcatatctaatctgttcaggccttttaacattcggaatgtttctatgagattcccccccccccccccacctcattctcctgaactccagggaatacggcctcatatggtaacccttccattcctggaatcattctggtgaatcttctctgaaccctgtccaatgtcagtatatattGGATGTGGCATGAATTAGGAAAGTCAAGgtgcatatagaacatagaacagtacagcacaggaacatgcccttcagcccacaatgtcgtaTAAAAAAGGATCCCTTcaatctacacaatgtccatatccctccatctttctcacattcatgtgcctgtctaaacgtTTCTTAAAAGGCTCTAATGTATTtttctctaccaccataccaggcagcctgagtaaaaaaaaaacttgctccttatatcccctttgaacttgcccccctcaccttcagtgtgtgccttctggcagGAATGATACCACATGGGGCTTTAATCTACATAGATTGAGTTGGAGCATGTCCATTTCTTTCTGTTTGCATCATAAGTTTATCTGCCGTATTTTTAATGATGCATATGTAAAATTGGGAAACTGTTTTCATTTCTATACTTTGATCCCACTGGATTTTGTTGCTATTCTATTTAATTTCACTCAACAAATCAAGTTACGTTCAATAAGTTAATAAGGTAATAGCTTTCTCGGTCAAGACATTAAGGAAACAGCCAGGGTGGAGACTATTTTTGCACAGGAGTTTGTCTACAAGGTTAGACACATGGAGTGGGAGTTATACACTGTTATAGATTGAGAATTGACTTGGACAGGAAGTAAAGAGTGGAAAGAAGGAGAATCTTTTCAGATTGGCAAATTGATGAGTGGGCTACTGAAGCAATTAGTGCTTGGGCTGGAGGCATTCACAATCCATAGCAACAGTTTGGCTGAGGTAATCAGATAACATCTTGCCAATGTTGTTTATGATAAGCCAGGTAGGTCTGGAGGAAAATGTAAATAGGGTGAGTACACTTAAGTGAATGTCAAGCACCTACCAAATGTCATTATCCTTCGAGGTGCGTAAAACAGAAAGCTGAACTAtattttttaaatgcagagaTTGGGTACTATTAAATTAGAAATAACTTAACCAAACAATCACTGAAAGTCAACATCCAGGTATAACAATGATCAGGAAAGCAAATGTTATGTTGGCTTTTACTAGAAGATTTGCATACAAGAATATGGAGGCATTACTATTGTACAGGTCCTTGAATAATTAACTAGAGTCTTGTGTATAATTTTAGTCCtttcatctaagaaaaggtgcACATGAGTTCTGGAGGTGGTGAGTTTGCTGTATATGGAGAGATGAAGATGCTTTAGAGTTACAAGTAatagggtaatgtcacaattgtaatgggcaTTTcagtatgcaaggggattggaaaatcaggttggtgtcagatcgcaagaaagtgaatttgttgaatgccttcgaggtggcattttagagcagcttgtgcttgagccaacTCGGTAAAAGGCTcttagattgggtgctgtgtaataatcCCTCagtttattagggagcttaaggtagaggaaccattaggagacagtgatcatagtaTGTTTGAATTCatgctgcagtttgagagggaaaagcttaagtcacatgtatcagtatcacaatggaataaagagaattagaggcatgaaagaggagcttaCCCAGGTGGATTGTAGGGGGATGCTGTCAggaatgacggcagagcagaggtggctaaAATTTCTGGGAGTAGTTCACGAGGCGCAATAttgatatgtcccacagaagaagtagttctcaaatggcaggtatcctggctgataagggaagttaaggactgcataaaagccaaggaaagggcatataaattagcaaaagtgagtgggaagttttaaaaatccaataaaaggcaactaaaaaggcataagaagggaaaagatgaaatgaggacaaactaaccaataatataaagcagaataccaaaagtttattttgtatataaagagtaaaagagaggtgaaagttgCTGttggattgctggaaaatgatgttggtgatgTAGTAATAGGAAACAAagtaatggtggatgaacttaataagcacTTTGCGTcaatcttcattgtggaagacactagcagtgtgccagaggtccatgagtgagtggcattgctattacaaaggaaaaagtgctaggcaattGGAagttcttaaggtggataagtcacctggaccagatggactgcatcacagagttctgaaagaggttgctgaaaagagagtacatgTATTGGttattatctttcaagaatcagttgaaTCTGGCATGGttacagaggactgaaaaattgcaaatgtcaccctactctttaagaagggaggaaggcaaaagaaaggaaattataggcttttgacaaggtgccacatgtgaggctgtttaccaagttaagtgcccatagtattacaggaaagttgctggcatggttagagcatatTGTCTGATGGGTAAGAGGCagccagtgggaataaaaggatccttttctggttggctgctagtgacttgAGATGTTCAGCAGGGGTCGGTTTTGGGacctttttttatgctgtatatcagtgatttagatgatggaataaatgacTTTGTTTCCACAttttcagatgatacgaagattggtggaggagcaggtagtgttgaggaaacaagtagtCTGCTGAAGTActgggacagattaggagaataggcaagaaagtagcaaattaagtacaatgttggaaaatgcctggtcatacactttgatagAAGTAAGTGTAGAGACTATATTCTaatcagggagaaaatccaaaaattggagatgcaaagggacttgggagtccttgtgcagaacaccctaaaggttaacttgtaggtagaGTCGATAGTGAgtaagggaaatgcaatgttagcattcatttcaagaggtctacaataaaagagcagggatgtgatgctgagactttgtaaggcactggtgaggtctggggaagtctaggacaatggggcacaacctcaggatagaggggcatccatttaaacagATGTGGataaatctctttagccagagggtggtgaatttgtggaatttattaccttaagcatctatggaggacaggtcattgggtgtatttaaggcagagcttgttaGGTTCTttattggacacagcatcaaatattatggggagaaggccggggtgtTGGACTGGCgggagggtggggggtggagaggatcagccatgtttgaatcacagagcagactcaatggcctaaaCTCAAATGCTCCTGTGCTATGGTCTtat
The Hemitrygon akajei chromosome 13, sHemAka1.3, whole genome shotgun sequence genome window above contains:
- the LOC140738074 gene encoding uncharacterized protein; this translates as MNRCVTCWKLRGKLEVQCMADLPPERLKACPPFTYVGLDVFGPWTITTRRTRGQAESKRWAIIFSCTSLRAVHIEVIESLDTSSCINALRRFFALRGPEKQLRSDCSTNFVGVSKELGMDKMVQRYFSEQGCNWDFNTPHGSHTGGSWEQMIGIARRILDSMFLQQRTRLTHNVLCTLMAEVTAIINAQPLLPVSSDPENPFMLSPSMLLTQKAGAPPLPGDFSDKDLYTKQWRQVQALANQFWSRWRHEYLTLLQHRQKWTEPRRNLQLGDLVLLRDKQITRNCWPMGRITATFPDKDGHVRKVELKTNDQGDVKTYQRPVAEVILLLPKD